The DNA window CCCGATAGCCCGCGCCCTTCGCCATCATGACGAAGTCCACGTCGAGCCCGCCCGGGATGCCCTGCGCGCCGGAGGTGTGGTACACGCCGTTCTTGAACAGGAGGTGCACGAAGTTGCGCGGGGCCGCGCCCGCGTTGGTGGCGAGGGAGCCGAGCTGCATGAGGAGCGAGCCGTCCCCGTCGAGGACGATCACGCGGCGGTCGGGACGCGCGAGGGCCAGCCCCAGCCCCATGGACGAGGCGCCGCCCATGAAGCCGACGCAGCCCACCGACAGATCGTCGGGCGCGATGGTACGCCACGCGGGCGCGGTGGTCATGGTGGGCACGCAGATCGCGCGGCCGCGGACCGCCGCGATCACCCGGAGCACGTCCTCCGGCTTCATGGGCTTCTGGTCGGTCGCCGTGCCGGAGGCCATCAGCTCGTCTCCAGCCCGACGAGGACGGCGGCGGGTCCGCGCCGCTCGCGGCTGAGCCGGTAGTACTCCGGGATCAGGTGCACGTCGTTCGGTCCCTCGAGGCGCGCGTGCGGCACGCCGAAGGTGTCGAGGAGGGGCTCACAGTAGCGGACCATGGAGTGCCGTGACTCGCGCGGGTCCTTGTGCTTCTCGCGGCTCAGCAGGCCGATCATGTAGAACATCGGCACCCGGCCGTCCATCGCGACTCCTCGAAGAGTGTTGA is part of the Candidatus Methylomirabilota bacterium genome and encodes:
- a CDS encoding thiamine pyrophosphate-dependent enzyme; its protein translation is MASGTATDQKPMKPEDVLRVIAAVRGRAICVPTMTTAPAWRTIAPDDLSVGCVGFMGGASSMGLGLALARPDRRVIVLDGDGSLLMQLGSLATNAGAAPRNFVHLLFKNGVYHTSGAQGIPGGLDVDFVMMAKGAGYRVVAMIDDLEDFKRRLPELLTADGPVFVELHTGLAEQTPMTARGGMAFSQQVENLRNALLKPRAR
- a CDS encoding thiamine pyrophosphate-binding protein, giving the protein AALDKEESIRVVTCATEDEATAIGAGLYMGGEPVVLMIQHAGLYASINTLRGVAMDGRVPMFYMIGLLSREKHKDPRESRHSMVRYCEPLLDTFGVPHARLEGPNDVHLIPEYYRLSRERRGPAAVLVGLETS